TCGCGGCGCCCGACAGCCTTTCGATCGACGGACGGATCGTGAAAGCGCAGAACATCCTGCTCGCTACCGGCGCGCGGCCGGCAACGTTGGACCTCGCCGGCGCGCAATACTTGATCGACAGCGCCGAGTTTCTCGATCTTGCGGAGCTCCCGAAGCGGATCTGTTTCGTCGGCGGCGGTTACATCGCGTTCGAGTTCGCGCACCTCGCCGCTCGTGCGGGCGCGTCGCCGGTCATCTTGCAGCGCGGGCCTCGCGTTTTGACCGGCTTCGAGCCGGCATTGGTCGATCGTATCGTCGACGTGAGCCGGACCATCGGGATCGACGTTCGCGTCAACGTCGAAGTCGACTCCGTCGAGAAGGACGGGGCAGCCTTCCGCGTCGCCGGGCGCGCGAACGGCGCCCCCTTGACGTTAGGCTGCGATCTCGTCGTGCATGCCGCCGGGCGAGTGGCGGACCTCGACGATCTCTCGCTCGAAAAGGGAAACGTCGAACGTACGCCGCGCGGCGTCGCGGTCAACGAGTTTCTGCAAAGCCGGAGCAACCCGGCCGTCTATGCTGCCGGCGACTCCGCCGACGGCGGCGGCCTCCCGTTGACGCCGACCGCGGCACTCGAAGGCGACGTCGTCGCGCGTAACCTTTTGGAAGGCAATCGGCACACCGCCGATTTTACCGGGCTGACGAGCATCGTCTACACGATTCCATCCTTAGGATCGACCGGCTTGAGCAGCGATCAGGCACGCCGTAAAGGCGTGCCGTTCGTGGTTCGCGAGGGAGACTCGACGCAGTGGTATTCGTCGAGACGGGTGCGGGCGCGCTCTTCGGCCTACCGCGTTCTCATCGATGAGGAGAGCGGGTTGATTCTCGGAGCGCACCTGCTGGGGCCGCATACCGAGGAACTCATCAATGTCTTTTCGCTGGCGATTCGCGCGCAGGTGCGCGCGGCGGATCTCAAGGACGTGCTTTTCGGCTATCCGACCGCGTCATCAGACATCGAGTACCTCCTCGCATAGCCGCAGCCTCTAGTTGACTGCGATGCGGCGAGGCTGAGCCTCGGGACGGCGCGCGAGCTTGAGCGCGAGCATGCCGTCGGCAACCTTTGCCTCGATCTTGTCGGGTCGACATCCTCGGGAACGGTAAACGAACGCGAGAACGAACGGCGTTCCCCTTTCGCATTGACCGCGATCACGTCGTCCCGATAGGTAACCTCGACGTCCTCAGAGCGGAATCCCGGAAGCGGGATCTCGATCTGATAGCCCTGGTCAAAGTCGGGCTAGCCGGAAAGGGCGCTGCTGTTTCGCTTAGCACTCCACCTGATAGAGTGCTGAAGCGAGTGAAGACTTGCATCCATTCATTACGAACGCGTGTTCGTCTTGGGAAAAATCCGCGAACGCCACAGCCGCAAATCCCTTGCTTGGGGGAAAGTAGGGGCGTATAGTGGTGTGAAGTAGTGCCAAGTGGTGCTTCACGGAGGAATTTGTGCACGCCGGATTGCCGCGTT
The genomic region above belongs to Candidatus Cybelea sp. and contains:
- a CDS encoding NAD(P)/FAD-dependent oxidoreductase, which gives rise to MSAAAGDPVDLLVVGTGSAGTTAALRYARAGRRVAIVDELPYGGTCVLRGCDPKKVLVGVAELLDRNERMRGSGIGGTSSIVWADLMRFKQTFTQPAPAQREAQFAQCGVTMYHGTARFAAPDSLSIDGRIVKAQNILLATGARPATLDLAGAQYLIDSAEFLDLAELPKRICFVGGGYIAFEFAHLAARAGASPVILQRGPRVLTGFEPALVDRIVDVSRTIGIDVRVNVEVDSVEKDGAAFRVAGRANGAPLTLGCDLVVHAAGRVADLDDLSLEKGNVERTPRGVAVNEFLQSRSNPAVYAAGDSADGGGLPLTPTAALEGDVVARNLLEGNRHTADFTGLTSIVYTIPSLGSTGLSSDQARRKGVPFVVREGDSTQWYSSRRVRARSSAYRVLIDEESGLILGAHLLGPHTEELINVFSLAIRAQVRAADLKDVLFGYPTASSDIEYLLA